In Cygnus atratus isolate AKBS03 ecotype Queensland, Australia chromosome 5, CAtr_DNAZoo_HiC_assembly, whole genome shotgun sequence, a single window of DNA contains:
- the RPL27A gene encoding 60S ribosomal protein L27a, with protein sequence MPSRLRKTRKLRGHVSHGHGRIGKHRKHPGGRGNAGGMHHHRINFDKYHPGYFGKVGMRHYHLKKNQKFCPTVNLDKLWTLVTEQTRLNYAKNQAGLAPVIDVVRSGYYKVLGKGKLPKQPVIVKAKFFSRRAEEKIKEVGGACVLVA encoded by the exons ATG CCTTCCCGGCTCAGGAAGACCAGGAAGCTGAGGGGACACGTCAGCCACGGCCACGGCCGCATCG gcaAACATAGGAAACATCCTGGTGGCCGTGGTAATGCTGGTGGTATGCACCATCACAGGATTAACTTCGATAAATA tcaCCCTGGCTACTTTGGAAAAGTAGGCATGAGACACTATCACTTGAAGAAAAACCAAAAGTTCTGTCCTACTGTCAATTTGGATAAACTGTGGACCCTTGTTACTGAACAGACAAGGCTCAATTATGCAAAAAACCAGGCTGGACTGGCCCCAGTCATCGATGTTGTGCGCTCA GGATACTACAAAGTCCTGGGCAAGGGCAAGCTGCCCAAGCAGCCTGTAATTGTGAAAGCAAAGTTCTTCAGTAGAAGAGCGGAGGAGAAGATCAAAGAAGTTGGAGGTGCATGTGTGCTTGTGGCATAA